In Rhodococcus sp. OK302, one genomic interval encodes:
- a CDS encoding GvpL/GvpF family gas vesicle protein, with amino-acid sequence MTADDGVWLYGITTDSIGDAQLAGVSGVAGEPVRAVASAGLVAVVGTVSLSEFGQAPLQHNLEDLDWLATTARAHDAVVAAMLRCGPTVPLRLATVYLDDDRVRLLLDERREEFRATLRRVTGRSEWGVKAYADSKTLAQNAKAESSPTRAGGKGTAYLLRRRAELSAQQDVERRAAGHAEEIHSALLGNAVGGRRRQVTDPVLTGKRAWMIFNGTYLVDSERVDDFAALVAALDDERPGVTLELTGPWPPYSFAGIDE; translated from the coding sequence ATGACCGCGGATGACGGTGTCTGGCTTTACGGCATCACGACCGACAGCATCGGCGACGCACAACTCGCCGGGGTCTCTGGGGTGGCCGGGGAGCCGGTCCGGGCCGTGGCGTCGGCGGGTCTCGTCGCGGTGGTGGGGACGGTGAGCCTGAGCGAATTCGGGCAGGCACCGCTGCAGCACAACCTCGAGGACCTCGACTGGCTGGCCACAACCGCGAGGGCACACGACGCTGTGGTGGCCGCCATGTTGCGCTGCGGTCCCACCGTTCCACTGCGATTGGCCACTGTCTACCTCGACGACGACCGGGTTCGTCTACTCCTCGACGAACGACGGGAGGAGTTCAGGGCAACGTTGCGGAGGGTGACCGGACGGAGCGAGTGGGGCGTCAAAGCGTACGCAGACTCGAAGACCTTGGCTCAGAACGCGAAAGCGGAATCTTCCCCGACCCGTGCGGGCGGAAAGGGGACCGCGTATCTACTACGCCGTCGTGCTGAGTTGAGCGCGCAGCAAGACGTCGAACGCAGGGCGGCGGGCCATGCGGAGGAGATTCACTCGGCGCTCTTGGGCAATGCTGTCGGCGGGCGCCGGCGACAGGTCACCGATCCGGTGCTCACTGGCAAGCGTGCCTGGATGATCTTCAACGGCACCTACCTGGTGGACTCCGAGCGGGTCGACGACTTTGCCGCGCTCGTCGCGGCCCTCGACGACGAGCGCCCGGGCGTCACACTGGAACTGACCGGACCGTGGCCACCGTACTCCTTCGCCGGGATCGACGAGTGA
- a CDS encoding gas vesicle protein, with translation MTIAGGGASNLPQSSGGGLGGGHQSTNLGEILERVLDKGLVIAGDIQVNLLDIELLTIKVRLVIASLETAKEVGIDWWEHDPWLTGRNSDVELENRKLRERIAELESDRSVHSAIEAAEPIEVEAKRQEPGDDRG, from the coding sequence ATGACCATCGCCGGTGGCGGTGCGAGCAACCTCCCGCAGAGCTCGGGTGGCGGATTGGGTGGCGGGCACCAGTCGACGAACCTCGGCGAGATCCTCGAGCGGGTGCTCGACAAGGGACTCGTGATCGCCGGGGACATTCAAGTCAACCTGCTCGATATCGAATTGCTGACCATCAAGGTGCGACTGGTGATCGCCTCGCTGGAGACCGCGAAGGAGGTGGGCATCGATTGGTGGGAGCATGACCCTTGGCTGACCGGCAGGAACAGTGACGTCGAACTCGAGAATCGGAAGCTGCGGGAGCGGATCGCCGAACTCGAGTCCGACAGGTCGGTACATTCTGCCATCGAGGCCGCTGAACCGATCGAGGTGGAGGCGAAGCGGCAGGAGCCTGGCGATGACCGCGGATGA
- a CDS encoding gas vesicle protein GvpO, with product MAEQEPPLPAPEIAEIATHDIAQLTGKKPLGATSVMPTDDGWTVEVEVVEDQRIPSSTDMLALYEVVLDLDGELLSYRRTRRYVRGVGDSGSGLS from the coding sequence ATGGCAGAACAGGAACCACCGTTGCCGGCACCCGAGATCGCCGAGATCGCAACGCATGACATCGCACAGTTGACCGGCAAGAAACCGTTGGGCGCGACGTCGGTCATGCCGACCGACGACGGATGGACGGTGGAGGTCGAGGTAGTCGAGGATCAGCGAATCCCGTCGTCGACGGACATGCTCGCACTGTACGAGGTGGTGTTGGATCTGGATGGAGAACTGTTGTCCTACCGCAGAACTCGCCGCTACGTACGGGGTGTCGGTGACAGTGGGAGTGGGCTGTCATGA
- a CDS encoding gas vesicle protein GvpG, giving the protein MGLLSFIATLPLAPVRGVISLAELIQRQVEDELHNPASARRALEELEDARAAGEISAEEEEQAQQAILDRMTGTGQPTTPEKE; this is encoded by the coding sequence ATGGGTCTGCTGTCGTTCATCGCCACCCTGCCACTCGCTCCCGTTCGTGGGGTGATATCGCTGGCCGAGTTGATCCAGCGACAGGTCGAAGACGAACTCCACAATCCCGCGAGTGCCCGCCGCGCTCTCGAGGAGTTGGAGGACGCCCGCGCGGCGGGCGAGATCTCCGCCGAAGAGGAAGAGCAGGCTCAGCAGGCGATCCTCGACCGAATGACCGGGACGGGGCAGCCCACCACTCCGGAGAAGGAGTGA
- a CDS encoding GvpL/GvpF family gas vesicle protein, with amino-acid sequence MSTSNQSTDSPEEPRTSGVYVYGIVPADMEAEEDAVGVCDGPVTIVKHGGIAALVSEISVDRPLGKPEDLQAHAHLLDGTSRVAPVLPLRFGAVMTDEESVEKELLAAHADEFAAALQELEGRAQYVVKGRYVEQAILREVIDESEQAAQLLGAIRDQPEESTRDARMALGEIVSNAIVAKRDADTGKVLEALDSLSDSVNVREPTHEEEAAQVAVLVEVARQEELEKAVGELAEQWDGRVDMSLLGPLAAYDFVVTQKSEG; translated from the coding sequence ATGTCGACGTCAAACCAGAGCACCGATTCACCCGAGGAACCGCGCACCAGCGGTGTCTACGTGTACGGCATCGTGCCCGCGGACATGGAAGCCGAAGAGGATGCGGTCGGCGTGTGTGACGGCCCGGTCACCATCGTCAAGCACGGCGGCATCGCAGCACTCGTGAGCGAAATCTCGGTGGACAGACCGCTCGGGAAACCCGAGGACCTGCAAGCCCATGCACACCTACTGGACGGCACATCTCGTGTGGCACCCGTACTCCCACTTCGTTTCGGTGCGGTCATGACCGATGAAGAGTCCGTCGAGAAGGAATTGCTCGCAGCACACGCCGACGAGTTCGCCGCGGCGCTGCAGGAACTCGAAGGTCGAGCCCAATACGTCGTCAAGGGACGGTACGTCGAGCAGGCAATCCTTCGTGAAGTGATCGACGAGAGCGAACAAGCCGCCCAATTGCTCGGCGCGATCCGCGATCAGCCCGAGGAAAGTACCCGCGATGCCCGGATGGCGCTCGGCGAGATCGTAAGCAACGCCATCGTCGCCAAGCGGGACGCCGACACGGGCAAGGTGCTCGAGGCACTCGACTCGCTGTCCGATTCGGTCAACGTACGGGAACCGACTCACGAGGAAGAGGCCGCGCAAGTGGCCGTCCTCGTCGAGGTGGCCCGGCAGGAAGAACTCGAGAAGGCGGTGGGGGAACTGGCCGAGCAGTGGGACGGCCGGGTCGACATGAGTCTGCTCGGACCTCTCGCCGCCTACGACTTCGTGGTGACCCAGAAGTCGGAGGGCTGA
- the gvpJ gene encoding gas vesicle protein GvpJ, whose product MTAIQPAGGGGGVSGGPSSSSLADVIDTILDKGLVIDAYVRVSLVGIELLTIDARVVVASVDTYLRFAEAANRLEVGSGEPQGLTDLVGSVTEGGAKSKTKGALEAAGEKLGDILGGGQEEPERERVSRKSTRGDM is encoded by the coding sequence ATGACGGCGATACAACCGGCGGGCGGAGGCGGCGGAGTCAGCGGCGGCCCCAGCTCCAGTAGCCTCGCCGACGTCATCGACACCATCCTCGACAAGGGCCTGGTAATCGACGCCTACGTACGCGTCTCCCTGGTCGGCATCGAACTGCTGACCATCGACGCACGCGTCGTCGTCGCCAGCGTCGACACCTACCTGCGTTTTGCGGAGGCCGCGAACCGACTCGAAGTCGGCAGTGGTGAGCCGCAGGGCCTGACAGACCTGGTGGGATCGGTCACCGAGGGCGGCGCCAAATCGAAAACCAAGGGCGCGCTCGAGGCAGCTGGTGAGAAACTCGGCGACATCCTCGGAGGCGGGCAGGAAGAACCTGAGCGCGAACGGGTTTCGCGTAAGTCCACTCGAGGTGATATGTGA
- a CDS encoding SRPBCC family protein — MTNAANQQGESVSGDGQGSSGVLQGAVQRLVGTVADKALSSVSDKVQNASGRLADYAEGGGGGLISAVTGSEKKSEKQTEGESPIKSAVSGGWEGAKQMVKDKASDVKEAVTGGGSTGGGKGKKLKLTNIVESIDVGAPVQLVYNQWTQFADFPSFMKKVERVEQESEEKLEWKAQVFLSHRTWESSIIEQVPDERIVWSSKGAKGFIDGAVTFHEVTPDLTRIILILEYHPKGLFEKTGNLWRAPGRRVRLELKHFGRHLMTQAVLHPDEVEGWRGEIRDGEVVELEEADEADEADEADEESEETAEDEAEPDDDDDDDDEEEAPSPPKRRRPPRKTAAADEDSAPPKRRGRSSKSAPASSRQGAER, encoded by the coding sequence ATGACGAACGCCGCGAATCAGCAAGGAGAATCCGTATCGGGCGACGGGCAGGGATCGTCAGGTGTGTTGCAGGGTGCAGTGCAGAGGCTGGTCGGCACGGTGGCCGACAAGGCACTCTCGTCGGTCTCGGACAAGGTGCAGAACGCATCGGGCAGGCTCGCCGACTACGCCGAGGGTGGCGGTGGAGGACTGATTTCCGCTGTTACCGGTTCCGAGAAAAAGTCCGAGAAGCAGACAGAGGGTGAGTCACCGATCAAATCTGCGGTGAGCGGAGGCTGGGAGGGCGCCAAGCAGATGGTCAAGGACAAGGCTTCCGACGTCAAGGAGGCCGTCACCGGTGGTGGGAGCACGGGCGGCGGCAAGGGCAAGAAGCTCAAGTTGACCAATATCGTCGAATCAATCGATGTGGGCGCCCCAGTCCAGTTGGTCTACAACCAATGGACTCAGTTCGCCGATTTTCCGTCCTTCATGAAGAAGGTCGAGCGGGTCGAGCAGGAATCGGAGGAGAAACTCGAGTGGAAGGCGCAGGTCTTTCTGTCGCACCGAACCTGGGAATCGTCGATCATCGAGCAGGTTCCCGATGAGCGGATCGTGTGGAGCTCGAAGGGTGCCAAAGGTTTTATCGACGGTGCGGTGACGTTCCACGAGGTGACTCCCGATCTCACTCGAATCATTTTGATACTCGAGTATCACCCGAAGGGCCTTTTCGAGAAGACGGGAAACCTGTGGCGTGCTCCGGGGCGACGAGTTCGGCTGGAGTTGAAGCACTTTGGACGCCATCTCATGACGCAGGCTGTCCTCCATCCCGACGAGGTGGAGGGCTGGCGTGGGGAGATCCGGGACGGCGAGGTGGTCGAACTCGAAGAAGCCGACGAGGCCGACGAGGCCGACGAGGCCGACGAGGAGTCGGAGGAAACCGCGGAGGACGAGGCTGAGCCGGACGATGATGACGATGATGATGACGAGGAGGAAGCCCCGTCGCCGCCGAAACGCCGCAGACCTCCGCGTAAGACCGCAGCCGCTGATGAGGACTCGGCACCCCCGAAACGGCGTGGCCGATCGAGTAAGAGTGCGCCCGCCAGTTCCAGACAAGGCGCAGAGCGATGA